A segment of the Luteolibacter arcticus genome:
CACCGATGAGATCGAGTTGGTCGTCCAAGTAAACGGCAAGCTGCGCGACCGCATCACCGTGCCGAAGGATGCACCGCAAGCCGATGTCGAAGCCGCCGCCCTGGCGTCGCCGAAGGTCAAGGAGCAGACCGATGGCAAGACCGTCCGCAAGGTGATAGTGGTTCCCGGCCGCCTCGTGAACATCGTTGCAAGTTAGGTACATCCCGTCCTTCGTCGCCTGAGAGGGAGCAACCCCTCGTGGCGAATTGAAAGCCCATGAAAGAAGCCCTCGCCGGCATAGCTACCCGCGCCAATCTGCTCGAGTGGCTGCTGGCGGAGGGCTGGGCGACGGAATTCGACCGGGCCACGTTGTCCCGCGCGGCAGCCTATGCCGAGGATCGTACAGTCAAGGGCGTCGAGTGGATCGAGCTGGTCAGCAGCGGTGAGCTGATCGTTACCGCCTCCGTCCAGGGCACGCGCCGCAAGCCTTACGAGACCTCCGTCGTTTTCCGCGAGTCAAAAGGGCGCTGGTCGTTGGAGACCGATTGCACCTGCCCGGTGGGGACTGGCTGCAAGCATGCCGCCGCGCTGCTCCGGCTGCTGCGCAAGCGTTCGATCCCGGTGACTGCCGAGGAACCCGACCTGCTCCGCGTCGATCCCGTGACTCCGGTCGGCCCGGTCGATCCAGCGGTGTCGTCCTGGCTGCGCGAGATCGAAACCGCCGCCCGCTCCGCCGGCGCGATCGAGGAGGGAAAGGTGAAGGAGTCCAGCGAGTCGCGTTTCCTGGCCTACTGCATCGAGGAGCCGCTCGGAGCACATCGCCGGACGCTGCATTTCACGCTGCGCGTTGGCATGCGGCTGAAGGACGGCACCATCCGCATCCAGGCTGGAGCGGCGAACGCCGACCCCACGAAGCCGGCGAAGTACATGTCCCGCGAGGACGTCATGCTCGCCACGCTTTTCCACCAGCGCAAGCGCCGGCACGCGTCCTGGGGGGCGATGTCCCTGGAGGGGCCGGATTGGGATGAGCTGTTAGAAGGCGCTCTTGCCACCGGCCGCCTGTTCTTCGGCCGGGAGAGCCAGGACTATCGCGGCAGTTCCGGCTACCGCCCGGTGACGGTCGGCGAGTCACGGCCGGTCGAGGCGGTTTGGGAGATCATGCCGGACGGCAGCGCGAGGCCGGTGCTGAAAGGCGCGGATGCCGATACGATGCTGCTGCCGACCATTCCGCCACGTTACTTCGATGCGAAGCAGGCGGTCATTGGCCCGGTGGAGAGCGGATTGCCCGCCGCGGTGCTGTCCGCGTGGACTCGCGGACCGGTGGTGAAGCCCGAACAGGTCAGTGGAGTCATTGAGCGTTTTTCCCGCCTGCCCGGTCCGGCGTTGCCTGCTCCGGTCACGATTGAAAGCGAGACCCGCCCGGCGGTTGCGCCCCGGCCGTTCTTGCGCGTGACGAAGCGGAACCTCGGCCGCGAGTGGGACCCGCTCGAAGTGGTTCTCGGCGAGCTGACCTTCCAGTATGGCGATAGCCCGCGGCTATTCCCGCTTACCTCCCACGCGCCGCATCGCCACGCCGAAGTGAAGGATGGCAAGCGGATCGTCTGGCCTCGCGATTTCAAGAAAGAGCGGCTTGCGGAAACACGGCTCACCCGCGCCGGGCTGATCCCGCTGACAAGGCTGATCGCGGAGCGTTACCTGGATGCCTCCAGCCGCCACTCGGTCGTTCCGGCCCGGCCGGGACCGATACCAGAGATGGTCTGGGCAGAACTACTAGAGGGACCGGAGATCGCGAGTCTGCGCGAGGAAGGCTGGACCATCGAGGTGGAACGCGAGGCCGGTCTAACCGCTCACGACGTCTCGAAATTCGTTCCCGCCATCGAGGTCGATACCGACCACGGCATCGACTGGTTCCGCTTCGACATTTCCTACGAGATCGATGGCAAGCGCTTTAGCCTGATCCCGATCATCGCGCAGGCCATCGCGAAAGATTTTCCACCGGCGGAATCACCCGAGCTGCCGGAGTTCGTCTTCCTGCCCTGCGAGAATGCCGAGGACGGCTTCATTCGCTTCCC
Coding sequences within it:
- a CDS encoding DEAD/DEAH box helicase — translated: MKEALAGIATRANLLEWLLAEGWATEFDRATLSRAAAYAEDRTVKGVEWIELVSSGELIVTASVQGTRRKPYETSVVFRESKGRWSLETDCTCPVGTGCKHAAALLRLLRKRSIPVTAEEPDLLRVDPVTPVGPVDPAVSSWLREIETAARSAGAIEEGKVKESSESRFLAYCIEEPLGAHRRTLHFTLRVGMRLKDGTIRIQAGAANADPTKPAKYMSREDVMLATLFHQRKRRHASWGAMSLEGPDWDELLEGALATGRLFFGRESQDYRGSSGYRPVTVGESRPVEAVWEIMPDGSARPVLKGADADTMLLPTIPPRYFDAKQAVIGPVESGLPAAVLSAWTRGPVVKPEQVSGVIERFSRLPGPALPAPVTIESETRPAVAPRPFLRVTKRNLGREWDPLEVVLGELTFQYGDSPRLFPLTSHAPHRHAEVKDGKRIVWPRDFKKERLAETRLTRAGLIPLTRLIAERYLDASSRHSVVPARPGPIPEMVWAELLEGPEIASLREEGWTIEVEREAGLTAHDVSKFVPAIEVDTDHGIDWFRFDISYEIDGKRFSLIPIIAQAIAKDFPPAESPELPEFVFLPCENAEDGFIRFPAKQLMEIVDRVRHLFGGGRGDGALRIDRLSAAGVADSLAIDASETTRALAKLGRGLRDIRELPAVELPATVKADLRPYQLEGFRWLQFLATHGLHGILADDMGLGKTLQTLAHLAAESAKQPGKPSLVVAPTSVVPNWAAEAEKFVPTLKVLTLHGPARAAGFSQIPDADVVITSYPLLARDIDTLVKQDWHVVVLDEAQHIKNPKAITAQSACKLKAAHRLCLSGTPMENHLGELWSLMRFLMPGLLGDEKSFNTRLRKPIERDHSSDAQIALNRRVSPLLLRRTKDQVATELPEKTVLIHHVDLTKKQTDLYESVRAAMDKRVRDAIADKGLAKSHIIVLDALLKLRQICCHPKLLKHDAESAKLDYLTNELLPTLLEEGRRILLFSQFTSMLALIEAHLEKEKIPFLKLTGETKDRAKLVKTFQSGEVAVFLISLKAGGTGLNLTAADTVIHYDPWWNPAGENQATDRAHRIGQTKPVFVHKLVCRGSIEDRILELQKHKSALVAALLSEDTTKLKIDAETLSNLLSPLESP